The genomic segment ctcctcatcatttacttaatcattctatgtttgtattaaattatttaaatatgaatgataaagagaaaactcCTATGATGAGACATTGggatataaatgaagaaaatgtaaaaccaaAGGTATTATGGAAGGATGTTTTAACAGGAAAATGGAATGGGCCAGATATATTATTAACTAGTGGTAGAGGATACGCTTGTATTTTTCCCCAGAATTTTGATTCACCAATTTGGATTCCTGATCGATTAATCAGACACCCTGAGGTGGGGAACTTATCAAAGCgtctttcagaaaagaaatttcaCTGCCGAGATGGCGGAACCGCATCCACAGAAAGTGAAACCAGATAGTCTTGTGGCTCCGATGTTAGATCCCCTGATGACACAGCTGTCGCTTGAATCATCTTGCGATAAGGAAGTACAAACTTCTCCAAAAATTTTGGAGAAGAAGCCTTTATTGCCTTCTCGTTTACGAAAAAGAAGGTACGCTGCCTCTACCGTTGAAGCGGCTCCAATAACTTGGGGAGCAATTGAAAAGCTTTGCCTGAGTGCTGAGAATGCTGTGAATGCTCAAGGATTGCCTTTGACGACTGCTAATTTTTTTGTGGCTATGCTTAGCCTGCTTTCGGTTCAGGTAAGTGCCAACGGTACGTATTGGGCTTATTTTCCAGATCCTCCTATTTTACATACATGTACCTGGAAAGATTTTAATATTCCAGTAACTTCCTCATTTCCTGAACTGACCGATGGCATTCGAGGAGTACAGGGTTATAAacaatttgtaattaattttaattattcatttacagGTCAGACTGATTTTCCTCCAATAtgcttttttcttgattcagGGTCAATAGGAGGtaatcaaacaaaaaatgggtGTTTGTCAGTAGTTGATGCAGGATTTTTGACAGACTCCCCTAAAAGGCCTAAAAAGCCaacaggaaaagataaaaccaCAAGATATTTATGGTCATTGTTAGGGAAGGTTGTAGGACAAAACCAAGTTTTTGTTAATAAATCTTTGGCTAAAGTTGTTCATCCTCCTAAATATGATGATTGTGATGAGATTATAGGGGAAGCTACAAATGAATGGATTTGGATAGATATTAAAACTGGATATCCTTCATGGATATATTGCATgtataataaagagaataaaatatttattcctggaactaaatattatatttcagattGGAGTAGTAATTTTCCTGAAGGAGAttatagaacatatttaaagttaggCTTGCTATACCCATGGAACGATTCCTATATTCCCCGTCCATTGAAGGTAGATAGATGGAATAGTCATGGATGGGTGGCTCctatttatacttttgtttatgaaaataaaacctattatCAATCTCAGTTATGGAGATTACCCTTAAACACTTGTAAAATAACGTTAATTAGAGCTACTACCCATGCGGAAGAATATTATGTTCAAACCTGTGTGACATCTCCATATTCCTTATTGCTTTCCAATGATAGTGAAAAGTTGCAGATTATGCAGTATAATATGAGGTTTTATATTACCTGTCAGCAATGCATACTGACCACTTGTATTATTCCTGAAATGAATGTGTCAACCATAATGGTGTTAAAAAGACCAGCTTATATTATGCTGCCAGTAGCGCTTAATGAATCTTGGTATACAGATATAGGGGCGGAAATTGTAAGACAGGTTGGAGAGCTCATACGGCCGAAAAGATTTGTGGCTACTTTGATTTTGGGAATTTCCGCCTTAATAGGAATACTGAGTTCTTTTACTGTTGCAACATATACTTTAGTAAAAGAAGTACAAACAGCACAAtatgctaatgatttatcaaaaaatatatccttGGCTTTAGCGACTCAGGAAATAATAGATAGAAAGTTAGAAGCTAAAGTTGATGCCCTTGAGGAAGCAGTTTTACATATTGGTCAAGAacttactgctttaaaaattcgCCTTTCTTTAACGtgttataaaaaatattcttggataTGTGTTACTCccttaaaagtaaattattctgAATATTCTTGGGAACAAattcaaatgcatattttaaatgtatggaaTTCTAGTGATTTGGGAATTGATTTGGAACATTTACATAAACAAATTCATGATATTGCGGCCTCTCAATATGATATGAATCCCTCAAAAGCTGCTgcagaatttttacaaaatttacaaagttattttaaagataattcctttatgcatattttaataaattatggggCTGCCGGAGTGGTTataattttgcttcttatttcttttccagtcatTATCCGATTAATTCAAGCTGCCCTTCAAAGTGTATATAAAACCAAAGTGGAATTGCATactgcccttttaaaaaataaaaaagggggagatgtcgggagccacataggaagtgcctttgagtctcagcacggacgagacccttagtgtcagcaaagctggtgctgtcaggtataaatatggagaggtaaagttctcctctgcaaagctgatgctgttggacataaaaatggaaaagcaaagctctcgtttgcaaagcttcctgaacacagggttttctacactccccctaccctgttgttccatgaagagcagctccctcctggtggctggtgccgtgtaattggtctctcttgcccagtgctgtaagctgggccctctctggaggagaaacctgggttcccgaagacatgtgatcagagccggggccccgccagttggcgagggaatcccagggcaggtgctgggcgtggaggccacgggggcataggctaccaaggtgacagagaactgaccttctctgggggcgctgcacctcgctcactcgcacacctcacatctccctgcttggccccggaggatggctggttagccagagacgggtaagattcctcagggaaggaacaacctaagacaggcacagtcgcagaggggccatcaggagagaacttgggggccaacagaggtggggcacagaccctcacccccccaacttgtccccatggctgcttcgcttcccacgcccagctcagatgggaacccaggtagcagataagagacctggccaatggcaactgctctcccgccgcagcagggctttgtttcccattttctccgtggaccacagctttcctctgtgtggaagcaaagctttgctctgtgtgattccccttgttttcccctgcctttgcctaaggtgatttttataggattgctattggtgttgggaaaaatgtatagttttaatgcaggggtttagaaaagaccccaatttagggtaaaaaccaagagaaggattatagctactttggctcctttaatgattatatttgttggggaaatacaatggtgggaacatttctgcagcagctttgtactttaaaagaaaaattgcaagagttatggcctcccagtggagttataaacatgctgggaaatacctgggtatggtggcaaggttttatgcaacagtgggtttaatcaatgagtttatggtacaatgtccgttcccatggccttctagaagtataaaaaataatgtacattgtttggattataatgatagggttagaaaatctgtggatgaaatgttatatttttgcttttaattgttaatagaattatttgcttaagtttatagcttgattgagcagaatgtgcaggtacaagaacaccttaatcttttgagaagaatgaagaaaccgtaaacagagttcctgacgtagatgtgaccaacatggacctaaccacaggagatgaaagagactctgggcgatgggaaaattacctaacctgttttgagagactctgggcgatgggaaaattacctaacctgttttaatcaatctgctgatgtaaattacctttgttttgtggcctatgtgggggagtttttggtgtgggaatgaggatgttgaatttgaaaatgagattactttatagtataaatactttgaaatcaggagaataaatttgtcagagccttgcatcctttgaggtgtcttgtgctctgtccacgccgactccgtctcccctttgggtgaaacctgttcagctggggctggtccccggcactCACATAATCCCCACTGACACTTTTGCAAATGACCAAAAATTTCATCAAGGCCACTGGATCAGAACAATTAGTGGGTACATCAAGTAAAAAGCAATATAAAGGGTTAACACTAAGAATACCTTGAGGGAAGAGCCTAATTGTGTGCCTCTGTAGGTAAGACatccatatttcttttaaaatgcttttagggCAATACTACAGATGCATGTTAATATACCctgcttgatttaaaaaaaaaactttaatggtGGAACATATCAAATTCAAATCGCACAAGTTGCAGCGcttgatttttcttaaaaggtCCATTTTTACTCCTTACTCTTCAATCTTGACATCACTTTTGGAATGCATCCCCAACACCTTCCCCCTGATCCAGGCAGCAGTGATATTTCCTTACATCTATGTTTCTTTTATCACATTGCATCATAATCATTTACTTAATCAACTTTCTGCTTCACTACAATATGAGTTCTGTGAAGCCAGGATCCATGTTTTATTAAGTTTGAATCTCCAAAGTTTAGTGGATTTGctgtttcaacaaatatttattaaatgtctactcTTTCCCAGATGTGTGTGCCGGGTATAAATAAGGTGGCTTGTCAAAAAGAGAGATGCGGTTCTTGGGCTCATGGAATTTAGAGTTCAGTGAGGGAAACAGTAAATTAACAAGAAAACATTCTAACAAATGATTACAAATTCATACAAGTTCTATAGTATAAAATAGAAAGACGTTGCGACACATATTAACCTGGGGGAATTTCTCGGGATAAACAGGACAAGGCCACCCTTGGAGGCCACTTGGAAGCCACTTGGAAGTATGTGAGGCTCAACATAAGGGAATAGAGTGTGTGAAGTTTCTGAGTCCAGGAGAACTCAGCAGGAATAAATGGAggagtgaagaaataaatgatttggaAATGAACACTGTGGCAACATGATGGAAAGTTGAAACATTACCTGTGTCTCTAAGAAGCTTATAAACAGCAAGGAAATTGAGCCCGAGAATCCCCATCCTTTCCGTCCTGCAAGTCACTCAacctatttctattcttttttcttttaaccaaggcagacattgctaatcaatcacGGCATTCTTCCCCCCTAAGGCTGGACAgagcttaaatttttttcttaattcagtgCTTCTGCCAACCATTACCACTCATTCAGAATGGGCACTCAAGATGATACCCTTTTGCCCTTCCTGATGTAAGTGGTTAATACCATTTTTAcctaattaataaacatttgataTTGGCTTGAGGGGGACAAGAGGTAGCAAACTgagctaatatatataaaaaacagtgAAGATTGTAAATGGATAAGCAGCCTGGCTCATTACAGGTGCTGAACTGATAGGAGTGATTataatgatgctgggaaaatatGGGGCATCCAGTAATTGATGGGAGCTAGCATTTGAGGCTACTCCTGAGGGTGAGAGAAATTACCAAGTGGGAAGCACTGAGTCACTGAAGTCACTCTTTCATAACGCCATAGTTTTTAGCTAACATAACGTCATATGTTAGCTTGGGACAGCCAAgctaatattttctcaaaaatacagagaaaagaatatctttacactcaagcaaaaaaaaaaaaaaagataatcatcaGAAAGGATATATGCAGTTGGAAACTAGCATCTTGACCTAGTCCTAGTACATTTAGAAATGAAACCTCATCAGCTTTACTGACTTCACCACTTAGTCCGTGTACCAGAACTTCAGCAAGCCAGAGTTAGCCAGTTTAAAACATTCAGTTTTCCCCCACCTGCACTGAGTGAACCATGCATCTTAGGTATAAAATGATAGCATTTATAATTCAGTAAGAGCTAAACCCAGAAGTACTCTAACATATTATTAAGGTTGAAAATTTCTTAGAAACCAAAGAAATACAGAGGTTTAGTTCTTATGATGATATTAATTGGAAATACGTTGCATCTACTACATGTTGAGAATCTCCTTGGATATGAATTGATGCACTGAGACCTAGCCATAGGATATAGCTACCCAATCCACTGCCTACTTATAAGTTCTTCTGAAtaagattttattatatattgtttcACTTTAGAACTGCCTATGTTGGGCAGAGTAGTCTTCCTGAGTTATAGTAATAGTTACCACTTTGAGTGTCTGTTTTATGTCACTGCCATGCTAggccttttatatatattatttataatgcaTACAATAACCCAGTAAAGACTGACCTGATTTCTACCTCACAGACAAGGCAACTGCAGTTCAGAGAATTTAAGGAACTTGTTCAATTTACGTAACTAAA from the Globicephala melas chromosome 12, mGloMel1.2, whole genome shotgun sequence genome contains:
- the LOC138842921 gene encoding endogenous retrovirus group K member 25 Env polyprotein-like, whose amino-acid sequence is MAEPHPQKVKPDSLVAPMLDPLMTQLSLESSCDKEVQTSPKILEKKPLLPSRLRKRRYAASTVEAAPITWGAIEKLCLSAENAVNAQGLPLTTANFFVAMLSLLSVQVSANGTYWAYFPDPPILHTCTWKDFNIPVTSSFPELTDGIRGVQGYKQFVINFNYSFTGQTDFPPICFFLDSGSIGGNQTKNGCLSVVDAGFLTDSPKRPKKPTGKDKTTRYLWSLLGKVVGQNQVFVNKSLAKVVHPPKYDDCDEIIGEATNEWIWIDIKTGYPSWIYCMYNKENKIFIPGTKYYISDWSSNFPEGDYRTYLKLGLLYPWNDSYIPRPLKVDRWNSHGWVAPIYTFVYENKTYYQSQLWRLPLNTCKITLIRATTHAEEYYVQTCVTSPYSLLLSNDSEKLQIMQYNMRFYITCQQCILTTCIIPEMNVSTIMVLKRPAYIMLPVALNESWYTDIGAEIVRQVGELIRPKRFVATLILGISALIGILSSFTVATYTLVKEVQTAQYANDLSKNISLALATQEIIDRKLEAKVDALEEAVLHIGQELTALKIRLSLTCYKKYSWICVTPLKVNYSEYSWEQIQMHILNVWNSSDLGIDLEHLHKQIHDIAASQYDMNPSKAAAEFLQNLQSYFKDNSFMHILINYGAAGVVIILLLISFPVIIRLIQAALQSVYKTKVELHTALLKNKKGGDVGSHIGSAFESQHGRDP